In Desulfatiglans anilini DSM 4660, the genomic stretch CAACTTTACGGATGCATTCTGAAAAGGTGGCCTTTGCCTCACCCACGGATATGTTTTTTTCCATTATCGACCTCCTTTTTTGACCATTATGACCATTATGACCAAAATGTCAAGAGGTTTGATTGGAACAGGCATATAACAACCGTATCACCTTGGGCTGGCAATTCAGCTGCGCTCCATTGCCGGCCGGTTATGCGGGGCGTTCACTGCGAGGGGGTCGTCAGAAGAGAGTCGGTTTTCGGTCGGGTACCATTGCTGTGATGGCCGGAAGGGGTTTTGAAGCCATACGACCATGCAAACTTGCGCGGCGGGGACTACGGAAGGTTGGCACCCGGCTGTCGCGCGGCCTGGTCAGTGGTTCCTGAGGCGCTTGCACAAAGGTTGGGGGGGTTAGCAGCGGTCTGAAAACTTTTTATTTTTTGATCAGCGCGGCCGCCGCGAGCACGCTGCCGGCCTCAAGGTAAAACAGTCCGTCAAAGTCCGCGCCCCAGGCGATCAGGGCTCCGCCGGCATAGGGCATGAGGAAATCGCGATATCCGGCGGAAAGATGGCCAGGTTGGTGTTCAGTCCGCTGAGGACAGGCGGCGAGGCCGCGAAAAGCAAGGCGTTGAGAAGCGGCAGGTTCACTCCCATGGATAGCCCATACAAGACGGCTAGGCTATATAATAGGTGGCCGGTGTACCGGCATGCGGCAGGAGGGCTGCGCAGAGGGCCGCAAGCACCAGGAAGCCTCTGGTGGCGGCCGCCATGATCAGGCACACGGCGTTGAACTCGAATGGCATGCCGCCGGGAGATCGACCGGCCTGAAGGGCCAGGGAGGCCCGGCGTAGGCCTGCAGACCTCAAGCCAGCCTCCGCGGCAGTCCGGCCTTATCCGCCAGCAGCTGCTTCAACACCCGCCGAGCCGCTCCCGGAATGAGCACTACGGCCGCGGGCTCAGGCTTCCAAGGCAGCCGCTGCAGTATCAGGGCGTCCGTTCCGTACCACAGCGGCAGGTAGGCGCCCAGGAAAAAACCCCTCTGCCGCAGTAGTTCCGTCGCCCAAGGCACGGCCGGGTCGGCGAGATCGAGTTGCACTTGCAGGATGCGATCGGGCGCCTCCGTTGAAAATTCATCGATCAGCCGGGTGAAATCCGCGCCGCAGCGCCGCACCCTCAGGCGCAGCAGGCCCGCAATCGGCACCGGCTCCGCGGCCAAGGCCGAGGGTCCGCCGCCCGGCCGCAGCCCTGAGTCGAAGACCCGCTCCACCCCCAGGCAGGCGGTGCAATCCTCCACAAAAGGGGTGTAGCGCTCAGGCAGATAAAGGGTTTGAGGCCCATCCCGAAAGATCTTATACATATATAGGAGCGAAACATTGGGGCCCTCCGGCGACGGCAGGCACTCCAGCTCCAGCCCCGTGGGATGGAGGCCGTGCTGCGTACGAGTTTTTGGGAGGCCGGGGTGTTGCAGACCAGTTCGCTGAATACAGCCCCGGCACTCACAAGAGCCGGCAGTTCGCCGATGTTGGCGTCGTTGAGGATTTTCGCCAGATTGCGCCGGCGGTAATCCTTGGCAACCATGAGCTGGCGGGCCTCGAACACCCGCCGGTGCTGTTCGACCAGATGCAGGGCGGCCAACCCGACCACCCGCCCTTCCGGAGTCCTGACCACCAGGGTGTAGCAGCGGTCCCCGGAGTTGTGCGCAATGATGGCCGCCGCGTCGTACACATCGGGGACGGGAAAGGAATCTCCGTGGACGTTCCGGTAGCACTCCACAATGCCCGGAGCGTCTTCGGGTTTGAACAGCCCCAGGACGAGACCTCCCGGCAGATGCCTGTCCTCGAAAAACATTACGGCCTCCTTGTTAAGCAGAGGAAAAAGCGCCCGACGCGGCCGATATACTTTCAAGACCGCCGTGGCGCATGAACAAGGTGTTGGAAAATGACCTTTTCCTGGATTTCGGGGCCTTGTATTTCAAGCCCTAGGCGTGTTAAAAGAATAAGGTGTATGAGGTATATTTTAGCCGTTGCATTGCGCTCATTCCCCGTCCCTATGACATGCTTTCATATATGCCTCATTCATGGGGATTTGGCAAGTCATGCATCCTCGGCAGCTTTCATCGGCCTCTGGTTCAGCGGATTTTTCAACACGCCGCCTGGTCCACCCGGGTATTATGCCGTTGGGCTTCGAAACGCCCAGCCCGGATGACCGACCCGCAGGCCTTTCAGCCTGATCCTTCCCGAGAGGCACGGATGAGAATTGTGCCGCTGTTCTTTCTGACGCTCTGGTTCTCCGCCTGCATGAGCCTTGCCGCCCCTGCGGATGCCTACGATCACCGGGGCCAAGCGGCTGTCGTACGCGACAGCTTCGGCGTGGCGCACATTTACGCGGATGAAGTTTACGGCCTCTTCTACGGTTACGGTTATGCCATCGCCCAGGATCGTCTCTTCCAGCTGGAGATGCTCAAACGCGGCACGCAGGGGCGTGTCGCCGAAGTCCTCGGGCCGGAGCACATCGAGTTAGACAAGAGCGTTCGGACCCATTTCAACCCCGCCTCCATCAAGAAGCAGATCATCAGGCTCGGCCGGGGACACAAAGATATATTGACGGGCTACGCCGACGGTATCAATGCCTGGATCAGGGAGATCGAGCGCGACCTGGATAGGCTGCTGCCGAGGCAATTCCTCGACTTCGATTTCAGGCCCGAACCATGGACCGCCTACGATGTCGCCATGATTTATGTCGG encodes the following:
- a CDS encoding GNAT family N-acetyltransferase, with protein sequence MFFEDRHLPGGLVLGLFKPEDAPGIVECYRNVHGDSFPVPDVYDAAAIIAHNSGDRCYTLVVRTPEGRVVGLAALHLVEQHRRVFEARQLMVAKDYRRRNLAKILNDANIGELPALVSAGAVFSELVCNTPASQKLVRSTASIPRGWSWSACRRRRAPMFRSYICIRSFGMGLKPFICLSATPLLWRIAPPAWGWSGSSTQGCGRAADPRPWPRSRCRLRACCA